In Platichthys flesus chromosome 20, fPlaFle2.1, whole genome shotgun sequence, a single genomic region encodes these proteins:
- the csdc2a gene encoding cold shock domain-containing protein C2a, producing the protein MSAPDPSTTVDPPLPPTTPGTPVQLSFPFLREGSRVWERERKPPQPRELPSPLPTKRTRSYSATVRAKSGPVFKGVCKNFSRSQGHGFIHPSHGAEDIFVHISDIEGEYVPMEGDEVTYKVCPIPPKNQKIQAVDVVLTHLNPGTKHETWSGQIISS; encoded by the exons ATGTCGGCCCCTGACCCCTCCACCACAGTGGACCCCCCACTGCCACCCACCACACCGGGCACCCCTGTGCAGCTCTCCTTCCCTTTCCTGAGGGAGGGCAGCCGGGTATGGGAGAGGGAAAGGAAACCGCCACAGCCAAGAGAGCTGCCCAGCCCACTGCCCACCAAGCGCACCCGCTCGTACTCAGC GACAGTGCGAGCCAAATCAGGTCCAGTATTTAAAGGGGTGTGTAAAAACTTCTCCAGGTCGCAGGGTCATGGATTCATTCATCCTTCTCATGGAGCAGAGGACATCTTTGTCCACATCTCTGA CATCGAAGGAGAGTACGTGCCTATGGAGGGCGACGAGGTCACATACAAGGTGTGTCCCATCCCTCCAAAGAACCAGAAGATCCAGGCTGTGGACGTGGTGCTCACCCACCTGAATCCAGGCACCAAGCACGAGACCTGGTCTGGTCAGATCATCAGCTCATAG